A segment of the Cricetulus griseus strain 17A/GY chromosome 6, alternate assembly CriGri-PICRH-1.0, whole genome shotgun sequence genome:
GTCCTTGTTCTCCCTGGGCCCACGTCCCAGCCTCCTTCCAGGCTCCAGTGCATCCCCACAGGCTGCAGAGCTGATCTGCCTGGCCATGGTTCCCCATCACCTTGAGGCAGAGCCTGCTTTTTTCTGGCAACAGAGGCACAGTGTGGCCTGGGCCAGCTGCTTTCTCTCCAAATCATGCTCTATCTTCTAGCAACTCTAACCCACTACTCCTACTGTGGTCTCTGCCTGGGACTTGCCTTGCCTTTGTGTCTTGTTATCTAGAAACAGCTTTCACTCTGCCTGGGACTGAATACCAAGCTGAACTGGCTCCCACACTGCCTGGAGACTGCCCATTTTATCCCGAATTTGGACTGCTGGCCGTCTGAACCACTTTCAGCCttgctctccctgcctccacaCTCGTTTGTCACTGAGCCACACTGTCAATAATCTTTCACTGGtggattctaggcaagtgctctcctgCTGAACCACACACCAGCCCCACTAGTCAATTCCAGATAGACACTTTACTGCCAAGCTACAGCCCagccttttcattttgagacaaaaCGTCCCTAATATGGCcagcttggccttgaatttgtcATCTCTTTGCCTCATCAGGAAGCTGATTCATCAGGACTGCTTTCTTGCCTTTCTCCCcctttaggtttatttttattttttattcgagtgttttgtctacatgtgtatgaaccacatgtgtgtctgatatctttggaggccagagggcatcagatttcctagaactggagttacagatggttatgagttgccacatgggtgctgggattttcAAGAGTACTGTTTCagcctttgttttttaaaacaaaacaaggtccCCCTCTGTagccctcactggcctggaacttgccatgaaGACTAGCCcaactttgaactcagagatccacctgcttcagagtgctggattaaagactTGAGCCATCAAGCTGAAGtgagcaagtgtttttaaccactgaaccatttttccTCTCTCCAGGTGATTTCCATGTCCTTTACTCTCCATGACAATGGAAACGCAGCATGTCATCCCCGAGGCCTGCAGCTCCCTGGGTTCTTACCTGTGGGCTTCACTCTCACAGGCCGGTGCACATAGGGACTTCCTCCTCTGCACCCTGACTGACAGTGCTGTCCTGCCTATGTTACAGCCAGGTCAGTCAAAATAAGGGTCACTtttgtctggtggtggtggtggtggtggtggtggcggcggcgacgcacacctttagtctcagcacacgggaggcagaggcaaatggatctctgtgagtttgaagccagcctggtctccagagtgagtgccaggacagcctccaaagcatcacagagaaaccctgtctcgaaaaaaaaccaagaccaaatcaaaccaaaacacaaTATAACTGTTAAATTTCAAACTTTCTGGAAGATTGTAGCTGGGCATGTTTGGGAGATCTGTAATCCTAAAGCTGAGGTGTGAGGGTAACAGTTcatgatggcacacgccttttatgcCTGCCcaagggagagaccctgtctccaaaaacagaaagaaagaaagaaagaaagaaaggaagaaagaaagaaagaaagagagagagaaaggccattcgtgtagtggtggtgcacgcctttttaatcccagaactcggggcaggggttgggaggaggccagcagagacaggcaaatatctaagtatctgagtttgaggccagcctggtctacaagagtgagttctgggattaccagggctacacagagaaaccctgcctcggggagaaaacaaaaacaaccaaaacaaaaaatttcccAGAGGAGTGTTTCATCGGAGGGGATTCGGTCAGAACTTGGAGCGTTTTTGAAAGGAGTTGGCACTGATAATACTGGGGAGCCCTGCTATAATTTCGGGAGTGACTCTGACGCGGCTCCGGTGGGGAAAGTCGCCATAGGCAGGGCGTACCTGGAGTCGGGCCTCGGCTGACGGCCACCGACGACGAACGGCGGTTGCGAATGGCGCGGGAGACGTGCTCACACGCGCCTTTCCCGCCCGAAATGCAAATGGGCGGGCTTCCGTCAAGCCCCGCCCCTCCCGGGTTCTGGTCTCCACGCAAGCGCACAGCAGGTCGAAGGCGCCCGCGGATCCCCTTAGCCTGAACCCCGTGGTCGCGCATGCGTAGAACTCCTCGGAAGGCTCGCCTGGACCAGAGCGAGCGCATGCGCTCTGGCGGAGCGAGGGTTGATGGCGCTAGACCACTGGCAGCTTTCTTATGTGCCATGGGGTTTTCCCTCTGCTTGATGAAAAGCAGGTTAGGGTTCGACTGTTCACCCTTCGCTTCTTGTTAGTCACTGAACCGAGtcctttttgtcttctcttgGGTCCGGGCCCACCCGCTACCGTCACAATGATGCACAGCCTGGTTCAGCCTCACTTCCGCTTCATGCCCTCCTGTGGCATTAATGCGTACCCAACCTGCATTCCCCCCCAAATTTACTTTCTCTACTTTCCACATTGCCATTGCTACTGCATTGCCTAGcagtgtagtccaggctggagcAATCACCCTGCCTCAGCCCATCCGCTGGGCCACTCAAACCTTTCCACTAAGAGGAAGGAGGGACAtgcagctttttaaattttttattatttttttccatggCAATAAAGAAGGAGCAGGTGCCCGGACTGATTCCCAAAGATCTTTGGAACAGAGGACTCCAACCTCTCGTTGGTTTGTCACTTAGAAAACATGCCCTCTTGCTGCACTTTCCATCTCATCGCTGGGTCTGCTCCATCTGTTTAGGGTCCATGAAGTGGTAGGGTCTGTTTGGGAGTGCCATTCCCAGGCTGCATCCCTGTATGCTCTCTGTAGAATGACCAGGTGCTTAATggctagcacacaggaggcagggtCAGGAGGGTGGGGGaaagtgaggccagcctggtctacggagtccTAGGCTGGCCacattacatagtgagactatcaAAAAAATAACACTTGTCACCCATCCTGGAGACCTGGGCTGGATTCCCCAGGACCCATGGTAGAAGGTTCCCTGAATTCACATGCATACCATGTCATGTGTCTACCCTCCTACCCCttgtttaaaaacacaaaaatttattTAACAATAGGGAGCTGGACATGTAGCTCAGCTAGTACAGtgaactggacatggtggtataccagcattcaggaggtgagGCAAACGTTCAAGGTCTTTCTCAGCTTGGCATGAGACCCTGTGTGTGCTGCTTAGGTCTTTGTCACCTAGATAAAATCTAGTCAACTGGGGAGAATTCAACTGAgttctcaactgagaaaatgcctcattaGATTGATTACCCTGTAGGCAAGTCCGGGGGCATATTTCCTTGGTTCATGtgtgatgtgggaagacccagcccactgtgggcagaacCACTCCTGGGAAGGCAGTTCTGAGTTgcatgaaaaaagaaagctgagggAACCatggttctgcttcagttcttgctttgagctcctgccctgactttcctcattAATGGAATGTCTTCTGAGAGTTGTACAATGATCCAGCAATGGTGGTTTACAcgtttaataccagcatttgggagacagaggcaggaggatctctgtgagatggaggccagcctggtctacagagtgagttccaggacaaccagggatgcacagagaaactctgcattgaaaaatcaaattaaataaaattagtacttttaaacaaaaacattttgttgttgtttgagagaggggtttctctgtggctttggaggctgtccttgaaccagctcatgtagaccaggctggtctcacagagatccacctgcctctgcctcccgagtgctgggattaaaggcatgcgccaccactgcccagcaacaaaaacatttttatattaacaAATATTAATCTTTCAACATTTGTTGTTTCTCCTTTTGTAAGATTTTGGGTAATTTATGGAATCTAAAAAACATCTGGTGTGGCTCGGCAGGTTCGGTGCTTTAAAAACTTGGGGCTTAGAAGGACAGACCGGATCAAAGGCTTCAGTACCAGGTGTACATAATGGTGCCATAGGAGAccaagtttcccaaccaaaagacAGTTGTcgtggctggttttgtgtgtcaacttgacataagctagagtcatctgaggaaGGAGCCTCTGTTGAGGAAAATACCTAGATGAGATCCAGGcctaaggcattttctcatttagtgattaTCGGGGGAGGGcaaagcccattgtgggtggtaccttCCCTGGGCtattggtcctgggttctataagatgGGTTCAAAGCTGGGCGGTgttggcataagcctttaatcccagcgcttgggaggcagaggcaggcagatctctgtgagtttgaggccagcctggtctacagagcaagttccaggataggtccaaagctacagtgaaactcgaaaaaccaaaataaacaaaaaggtgGGTTGAGCCAGCCATGGTAAGTAAGGCAGTAATGCATCATCCCTCTGTGACCTCTGtattcagctcctgcctccagggcccTGCCTTGTTCTGTTCCTGTCTTCTTTTGGTGATGAACGGCTAAGCTAAAGTGTAAGCCAAgccggacggtggtggcacacgcctttaatcccagcactcaggaggcagaggcaggtggatctctgtaagttcaaggccagcctggtctataagagctagttccaggatagcctccaaagccacagagaaacccggtctcgaaaaaccaaaaataaataaataaataataaagtgtaagccaaataaaccctttcctccccaactttctttttgaccatggtgtttcattgaagcaatagaaacccgaaGACGATGTTCTGAATGAGATGCAGGCAAGAGCTGGCACAGCCATACTCAGATAAGTGTATgcattctgtgtatatgttagaGGGAGTAGCTACTGTGGCTTGGTTGGGAACAAATACCAAAAGGAGATAGTGCTAGATGTAAGAAAAAACTTTATTTCCATAAGGTGCTGGGGTAGGGTGAGGGACATGCAAGGACATCTGGTCCCCACCCTATAACTGCTGGGATGGCctgaggatgtagagaaagtgCGTCTTTCGTATAGGCAGCTTGATGTGTTGGGGGACATGGGCCCCATCCTCGAGGTTGTCCTCATGGGCACCCCCACGGAGCCCGTCTCGGATGGCCTGCAGGCGATGTCGCTTTTCTATGAGCCAGCGGCTCCCATCCTCGACATCTGGCTGAGTCCTCCGCCTTGGCAGCTTCATGATCCAGAAAGCCACCCGCCGGGGCTCTGGGTGCAAACCATCTATGGCCTTCTGCACTGGCACCAGGGTCTCTTTCTCCTCCACTTTGGGCACCTGGGAATGAGGCACAGGGAGATCCTGGTCAAATGTCACACAGCACTTACAAGATGCTGGAACGCCTCAACCTACATCTCAGCTCACTTGGTGCTTTGGGGTTAAAAAACCCTTTTTGGGCTGAcagttctgttttctgtctgGCCTGCTGCATTCTTTGTGTAGTaagtttgcttttattatttattttttaaaagattattatttttatgtgcatttgtgttttgccttatgtatgtctgtgtgagaataCCAGATTCCCTGGTGAGCAgccatgaaggtgctgggaaatgaacccggATCctatagaagagcagccagtgctcttaacaacttagctatctctccagcacacaaatttgtttttaaacttccACCATTaccttaaagatttattttatgtttacatgCTAAGTATGCGCACCACTTGCATGCATTAGTAGTGCCTTAGGAGAGGATATGAGCTGGGTTCCCAACATCCATGTCAAGTATCTCACAGGCTCATATAACTCATCTGGCCATTGTGTggctaaattttcttttatataatttacttcattttatttatgtatattggtgtgagggtgttaagtctcctggaactggatttacagttgtgagctgccatgtgggtgcctggaacTGAACAGGGAACTGAGTCCTCTAGGaaaacagctagtgctcttaaccaaaaGCATTAGTTGGGTGGGCGTGGTGTACACcctgattccagcacttgggaggcagacgcagcaaggaaatttctgtgagttcaaggccagcctggtctatagagcaagttccaggacagcaagggttaCATGGAAaaaaagcttgtctcaaaaacaaaacaaaacaaataccacgTGGTGGAAGtacatgtcttttatcccagcactggagaggcagaggcaggcagatctctgtgagttcaaggccagcctggtctacagagcaagtccaggataggctccaaagctacacagagaaaccctttctcaaaaacaaacaaaagccttaaATTATGCCAGGTGCACATTCCTTTAAAACAAGcatctcagaggcagaggcaggaagatctcagagGTGGAGATCAGCCTGGAATacgaagcaagttccaggacagccagggctacatagaaagatcctatctcaaaaaccaaccggggctggagagatggctcagaggttaagagcactggctgttcttccagaggtcctgagttcaattcccagcaaccacatggtggctcacaaccatccagtatgagatctggtgccctcttctggtgtgcagataataaataaaatcttaaaaaaaaaaaaaaaaaaaaaaaaaaccaaccaaccaaccaaaaaccccaaaccataacaaagtaaaacataaaaacaagcaTGGTGTGTCACCATTCCTGGCTATCTATGTCAAATTCCTGTTCTGAAATTACCCTAACTTCACTCAGTTGGGCTTGATGGTACAGGCTTGTTTTCCCAGTTACCTGTAGGttggggccagcctaggctacagagtgagaccctatctgaaaaaaagGCTCtgttagtaaagtgcttgtgcCCAACTATGAGAACTTGTGTTCAATCCCCAATATTCATGGAATAACCAGGGGCTGCAGCACATGCTGTAATGGTCACCTCGGGGTTGGGGTAGGGCAGAGCTGGTCAGCCAGCTTAACTGCACTGtgggtgagctccagattcagtgagaaactcctttctcaaaacaaaaacaaaaacaaaaacaaaaacagaacaacaacaacaaaggtagAGGCCTGTTGTGGTTTTCCacaccttcaaccccagcacttgcAGAATCAGGGTGGAGGGGgcaacctctgtgagtttgaggtcagccaggatacacaaggagaccctgtctcaaaaacaataaaaagggaaataaataaataggtggagagtgattgaggaagacactcagcaTCTACCTGGGCATCCccatgtgtgtacacagacacatagacccCAAACTAAATCAAGACAAACAAAACGTCTCTGAGATGTGCTCTGTATTGCTAGAATTGGTGGAGACTCTAAAACTCCCTGGGAAGACCAAAACACTTTCTGAAGTTTACAAATAggctttctgtatttgttttgagacagggtcctgatatgtagccctggctggccaggtACTTGcttttatagatcaggctggcctccaactcacaaagatcctcttgcctctggccTAAAATTGTgtcattcctcctgcctcagccttccaagtactgggatcacctGTGTTTACAATCACACCTATTGACCTGTCCCTTTTGACGTATGTCACACTGAGCCCCAGAAATTTTGAAGATATTCCATGTACAGAGTGTGCACTGGCTAAgagcctagaatcacctgggaagacagCCTGTACAGGAAGTTAACTAGATCAAggttgttaattgatgtaggaagagcCATACCCTAGACAATGGGTCCTGAACCACCTAAGACAAAGCAAGCAAagatgtgtttctttctctttgctcttgacagTAGAAATTAATGATGCCCTGAGTTCCCCTAAGTGATGGTCTGTAAACCAGATAAACCATTTCTTTCCCTACACTGCTTTTGACtgaagtattttattacagcaacagaaaggaaactggaaCAGTATGGCACAGTGGACTTCCTCAACTATAGAAAAATGCTGATTCCTGGATACCTGGAGGCAAGGTAGGTCCTTACCTTCCAGTCACCTTCCGTGTTCCCCTCTGGTTCGAGGGAGGCCACAACCTTCTCAGAGATGAGCACCTCCCCTGTCTTGTTGTCAGTCATCTGTGAGGATTACACAAGAGTCATATCAAACCTGCTTCCCTCCCTCACCTTCCATTCTCCCGTCAGGTAAAGCAGCTTGATAGGTGGTGGTGGGAATTCAGGAAGGACTGTCCTGGTGAGATACCTTGTCTATCTGCAGGTGGCTGGAGAGGGTATGGTTTCCCATTCTGTGCTCCTGGTTTTCTTCCTGATGGAAGTTCCTAGGAAGGTCCCGGAAGTCcatgggggaggagaagaagTTGTCCAGGTCCCGTAGCAGGTCATCCTAGGGCCCCGAGGGAGACCATGTGCACACCTGATGCACTTCCAGGCTGTGCCTGCCCCTTGCACGTCCTCTTTTCTACACCTCCACCAAACATACTAGGCAAGCTCGGCGCCCCCTACTGGAGGGCTCTACCTTTGAGCTACACTCTCAGCTACTACAATCCCAGCcctcttttatgtatttattttgattgggtctcactgtagctctggctgacctggctggcctcaaattcacagacattGTCCTGACTTTATCTCCGAGTGCATGGGTAACCAGGCCTGGCTcttaattttttgaaacagggtttgaCTAAAGTTGCCtgggctgactttttttttttttttttttcttttttctttcacatgTTGGGATTTCATGTGAGCCATGTCCAAGTCCAGGACCTGCTACCTGGGATGATGGGTTTTCAGTCCTGGCCAGGCCCAGCTTCTTTTCCTACTTTGTTTTGTCCTGTCCACCATCATCTGTCTGTTCAACCCACTACCTTGTAACTCTGCTTTtctttgagataaagtctcaaacttcctatgtagaaGAAGGTGGTTCTAAGACTCCCTTTTcacctgcctccccctcctgagtgctggtataaCCCGTGCTGGGCAGAGACACGACCCCAGCTCTCTCTGTTCTGTTGACTCCTTCTGTCTCATAAGCCCTGCCATCACTCACTTTTAGGAACAGTCGGCTGAAGCTTTGGAGAAGACTCTGAAGTCCCAGAAACCCGGAGGAGACCTCCTGAGGGTCGGCATCATGGATCGGGGCAGCAGAGGAGGGCACGAGCGCCGaggggagcagcagcagcaggacccCCAGTCGACACATTTCGGGCGGGTGGGAGGCTGTGACAGGGCAGTTTCAAATTCCATAGTCACCCTTCTGGGGCCCCTTCCCAGGCCCGGCTCTGTGAGAAGGCCCCGCCCCGCCCGCCCGCCCCGCCCACCTGCC
Coding sequences within it:
- the Dkkl1 gene encoding dickkopf-like protein 1 isoform X2, with product MCRLGVLLLLLPSALVPSSAAPIHDADPQEVSSGFLGLQSLLQSFSRLFLKDDLLRDLDNFFSSPMDFRDLPRNFHQEENQEHRMGNHTLSSHLQIDKMTDNKTGEVLISEKVVASLEPEGNTEGDWKVPKVEEKETLVPVQKAIDGLHPEPRRVAFWIMKLPRRRTQPDVEDGSRWLIEKRHRLQAIRDGLRGGAHEDNLEDGAHVPQHIKLPIRKTHFLYILRPSQQL